In the Lepus europaeus isolate LE1 chromosome 18, mLepTim1.pri, whole genome shotgun sequence genome, one interval contains:
- the LOC133747285 gene encoding lethal(2) giant larvae protein homolog 1-like isoform X2 has protein sequence MMKFRFRRQGADPQREKLKQELFAFHKTVEHGFPNQPSALAFDPELRIMAIGTRSGAVKIYGAPGVEFTGLHRDTATVTQMHFLPGQGRLLSLLDDSSLHLWEIAPRDGCAHLEEALSFQPPSRPGFDGASPPPSLTRITVVLLVAASDTAALGTEGGSIFFLDVPTLTLLNGQTLGPDEILRSVPEDYRCGKALGPVESLQGHPGDPAKILIGYSRGLLVIWNQAARCVDHLFLGNQLESLCWGRGGGTVVSSHSDGSYAVWAADTGGAVTLQPTLATTPYGPFPCKAINKILWRSCGSGGHFTIFSGGMPRASYGDRHCVSVLRAETLVTLDFTSRVIDFFTVHGTKPQDDFDDPQALAVLLEEELVVLDLQTPGWPVVPAPYLAPLHSSAITCSAHVASVPAKLWARLVSAGEQQSPQPASSALSWPITGGRNLAQEPAQRGLLLTGHEDGTVRFWDASGVALRPLYKLSTAGLFQTDCEHADSLAQAPEDDWPPFRKVGCFDPYSDDPRLGVQKVALCKYTGQMVVAGTAGQVLVLELSDTPSEQAVGVASVDLLQDREGFTWKGHERLSPRTGPLPWPAGFQPRVLVQCLPPAAVTAVTLHTEWSLVAFGTSHGFGLFDYQRKTPVLARCTLHPNDSLAMEGPLSRVKSLKKSLRQSFRRIRKSRVSGKKRAATANSKLQEANAQLAEQACPHDVEMTPVQRRIEPRSADDSLSGVVRCLYFADTFLRDAAHHGPTMWAGTNSGSVFAYALEVPAASAGGEKRPERAVEAVLGKEVQLMHRAPVVAIAVLDGRGRPLPEPYEASRDLAQAPDMQGGHAVLIASEEQFKVFTLPKVSAKTKFKLTAHEGCRVRKVALATFASVACEDYAETCLACLTNLGDVHVFSVPGLRPQVHYACIRKEDISGIASCVFTRHGQGFYLISPSEFERFSLSARNITEPLCSLDISWPRDARRARLQESPKLSQANGTPGIILVPQSCEGSPDPAHSQGADTPEPPEATLSPMSLDSATSADTTLDTTGDVTVDDVKEFLGSPEEAEKNLRNLSGDEAHACAILIK, from the exons ATGATGAAGTTTCGGTTCCGGCGTCAGGGCGCCGATCCGCAGCGCGAGAAGCTCAAGCAGGAACTCTTCGCCTTCCACAag ACTGTGGAGCATGGCTTCCCCAACCAGCCCAGCGCCCTGGCCTTCGACCCCGAACTCCGCATCATGGCCATCGGCACCCGGTCTGGGGCTGTCAAGAT CTATGGTGCGCCCGGCGTGGAGTTCACAGGCCTGCACCGCGACACAGCCACTGTCACCCAGATGCACTTTCTGCCGGGCCAG GGCCGCCTCCTGAGCCTGCTGGACGACAGCAGCCTGCATCTCTGGGAGATCGCCCCCCGTGATGGCTGCGCCCACCTGGAGGAGGCGCTCAGCTTCCAGCCGCCCAGCCGGCCCGGCTTCGACGGCGCCAG TCCTCCGCCCAGCCTCACCCGAATCACGGTGGTCCTGCTGGTGGCTGCTAGCGACACGGCGGCCTTGGGCACCGAGGGTGGCAGCATCTTCTTCCTGGATGTACCCACCCTGACACTGCTCAACGGGCAGACCCTGGGTCCTGACGAGATTCTGCGCAg CGTGCCGGAGGACTACCGGTGCGGGAAAGCGCTCGGCCCCGTGGAGTCGCTGCAGGGACACCCTGGGGACCCCGCCAAGATCCTCATCGGCTACAGCCGGGGCCTGCTGGTCATCTGGAACCAGGCTGCACGGTGTGTGGACCATCTCTTCCTGGGGAACCAG CTGGAAAGTCTGTGCTGGGGGCGTGGCGGCGGCACCGTCGTCAGCTCGCACAGCGACGGCAGCTATGCTGTCTGGGCCGCGGACACTGGCGGCGCCGTTACGCTGCAGCCCACCTTGGCCACTACGCCCTACG GCCCCTTCCCGTGCAAGGCCATCAACAAGATCCTGTGGCGGAGCTGTGGATCTGG GGGCCACTTCACCATCTTCAGCGGGGGCATGCCGCGCGCCAGCTATGGCGACCGCCACTGCGTCAGCGTGCTGCGGGCCGAGACGCTGGTGACGCTGGACTTCACCTCGCGCGTCATCGACTTCTTCACGGTGCACGGCACCAAGCCCCAGGATG ACTTCGACGACCCCCAGGCCCTGGCCGTGctgctggaggaggagctggtggTGCTGGACCTGCAAACGCCCGGCTGGCCGGTCGTGCCCGCCCCGTACCTGGCCCCGCTGCACTCGTCCGCCATCACCTGCTCCGCCCACGTAGCCAGTGTCCCGGCCAAGCTCTGGGCCCGCCTCGTGAGCGCCGGCGAGCAGCAGAGCCCCCAGCCCGCCTCCAGTGCCCTG AGCTGGCCCATCACCGGGGGCCGGAACCTGGCCCAGGAGCCGGCGCAGCGAGGGCTCCTGCTCACTGG CCACGAGGACGGCACCGTGCGGTTCTGGGACGCGTCGGGGGTGGCACTGCGGCCGCTGTACAAGCTGAGCACGGCCGGCCTCTTCCAGACGGACTGCGAGCACGCCGATAGCCTGGCCCAGGCGCCCGAGGACGACTGGCCGCCCTTCCGCAag GTGGGCTGCTTCGACCCCTACAGCGACGATCCCCGGCTCGGCGTGCAGAAGGTTGCGCTCTGCAAGTACACGGGCCAGATGgtggtggccggcaccgcgggcCAG GTGCTTGTGCTGGAGCTCAGCGACACGCCGTCGGAGCAGGCGGTGGGCGTGGCCAGCGTGGACCTGCTGCAGGACCGCGAGGGCTTCACGTGGAAGGGGCACGAGCGGCTGAGCCCGCGCAcggggcccctgccctggcctgccGGCTTCCAGCCCCGGGTGCTGGTGCAGTGCCTGCCCCCCGCCGCCGTCACCGCCGTCACGCTGCATACCGAGTGGAGCCTCGTGGCCTTCGGCACCAGCCACGGCTTCGGCCTCTTTGACTACCAGCGCAAGACTCCTGTGCTggccag GTGCACCCTTCACCCCAACGACTCCCTGGCCATGGAGGGGCCGCTGTCACGCGTGAAGTCACTCAAGAAGTCGCTGCGCCAGTCTTTCCGGCGCATCCGCAAGAGCCGTGTCTCGGGCAAGAAGCGGGCTGCCACTGCCAACAGCAAG ctgcaggaggcCAACGCACAGCTGGCGGAGCAGGCCTGCCCCCACGACGTGGAGATGACGCCCGTGCAGCGCCGCATCGAGCCCCGCTCGGCCGACGACTCCCTCTCGGGCGTGGTGCGCTGCCTCTACTTCGCCGACACGTTCCTGCGAGATG CGGCCCACCACGGGCCCACCATGTGGGCAGGCACCAACTCGGGCTCTGTGTTTGCCTACGCGCTGGAGGTGCCGGCAGCCTCGGCGGGCGGAGAGAAGCGGCCCGAGCGGGCGGTGGAAGCCGTGCTGGGCAAGGAGGTGCAGCTGATGCACCGGGCGCCCGTGGTGGCCATCGCCGTGCTGGATGGGCGCGGCCGCCCACTGCCCGAGCCCTACGAGGCCTCTCGGGACCTGGCGCAGGCGCCCGACATGCAGGGGGGCCACGCCGTGCTCATTGCCTCCGAGGAGCAGTTCAAG GTGTTCACGCTGCCCAAGGTGAGCGCCAAGACCAAGTTCAAGCTGACGGCCCACGAGGGCTGCCGCGTGCGCAAGGTGGCCCTGGCCACGTTTGCAAGCGTGGCCTGCGAGGACTATGCCGAGACGTGCCTGGCCTGCCTCACCAACCTGGGGGACGTGCACGTGTTCTCAGTGCCCGGCCTGCGGCCCCAGGTGCACTACGCGTGCATCCGCAAAGAGGACATCAGCGGCATCGCCTCCTGTGTGTTCACTCGGCACGGCCAGG GCTTCTACCTGATCTCCCCGTCCGAGTTTGAACGCTTCTCCCTGAGTGCCCGCAACATCACCGAGCCGCTGTGCTCGCTGGACATCAGCTGGCCCCGAGATGCTCGCCGGgccag GCTGCAGGAGTCGCCCaaactgagccaggccaacgGGACCCCAGGCATCATCCTGGTCCCCCAGAGCTGCGAGGGAAGCCCTGATCCTGCCCACAGCCAGGGAGCTG ACACCCCCGAGCCGCCCGAGGCCACACTGTCACCCATGTCTCTGGACTCAGCCACCAGCGCGGACACGACACTGGACACCACAGGGGACGTCACGGTGGACGATGTGAAGGAGTTCCTGGG CTCTCCCGAGGAGGCGGAGAAGAACCTGAGGAACCTGTCGGGGGACGAGGCCCACGCCTGCGCCATCCTGATCAAGTGA
- the LOC133747285 gene encoding lethal(2) giant larvae protein homolog 1-like isoform X1 — MMKFRFRRQGADPQREKLKQELFAFHKTVEHGFPNQPSALAFDPELRIMAIGTRSGAVKIYGAPGVEFTGLHRDTATVTQMHFLPGQGRLLSLLDDSSLHLWEIAPRDGCAHLEEALSFQPPSRPGFDGASPPPSLTRITVVLLVAASDTAALGTEGGSIFFLDVPTLTLLNGQTLGPDEILRSVPEDYRCGKALGPVESLQGHPGDPAKILIGYSRGLLVIWNQAARCVDHLFLGNQQLESLCWGRGGGTVVSSHSDGSYAVWAADTGGAVTLQPTLATTPYGPFPCKAINKILWRSCGSGGHFTIFSGGMPRASYGDRHCVSVLRAETLVTLDFTSRVIDFFTVHGTKPQDDFDDPQALAVLLEEELVVLDLQTPGWPVVPAPYLAPLHSSAITCSAHVASVPAKLWARLVSAGEQQSPQPASSALSWPITGGRNLAQEPAQRGLLLTGHEDGTVRFWDASGVALRPLYKLSTAGLFQTDCEHADSLAQAPEDDWPPFRKVGCFDPYSDDPRLGVQKVALCKYTGQMVVAGTAGQVLVLELSDTPSEQAVGVASVDLLQDREGFTWKGHERLSPRTGPLPWPAGFQPRVLVQCLPPAAVTAVTLHTEWSLVAFGTSHGFGLFDYQRKTPVLARCTLHPNDSLAMEGPLSRVKSLKKSLRQSFRRIRKSRVSGKKRAATANSKLQEANAQLAEQACPHDVEMTPVQRRIEPRSADDSLSGVVRCLYFADTFLRDAAHHGPTMWAGTNSGSVFAYALEVPAASAGGEKRPERAVEAVLGKEVQLMHRAPVVAIAVLDGRGRPLPEPYEASRDLAQAPDMQGGHAVLIASEEQFKVFTLPKVSAKTKFKLTAHEGCRVRKVALATFASVACEDYAETCLACLTNLGDVHVFSVPGLRPQVHYACIRKEDISGIASCVFTRHGQGFYLISPSEFERFSLSARNITEPLCSLDISWPRDARRARLQESPKLSQANGTPGIILVPQSCEGSPDPAHSQGADTPEPPEATLSPMSLDSATSADTTLDTTGDVTVDDVKEFLGSPEEAEKNLRNLSGDEAHACAILIK, encoded by the exons ATGATGAAGTTTCGGTTCCGGCGTCAGGGCGCCGATCCGCAGCGCGAGAAGCTCAAGCAGGAACTCTTCGCCTTCCACAag ACTGTGGAGCATGGCTTCCCCAACCAGCCCAGCGCCCTGGCCTTCGACCCCGAACTCCGCATCATGGCCATCGGCACCCGGTCTGGGGCTGTCAAGAT CTATGGTGCGCCCGGCGTGGAGTTCACAGGCCTGCACCGCGACACAGCCACTGTCACCCAGATGCACTTTCTGCCGGGCCAG GGCCGCCTCCTGAGCCTGCTGGACGACAGCAGCCTGCATCTCTGGGAGATCGCCCCCCGTGATGGCTGCGCCCACCTGGAGGAGGCGCTCAGCTTCCAGCCGCCCAGCCGGCCCGGCTTCGACGGCGCCAG TCCTCCGCCCAGCCTCACCCGAATCACGGTGGTCCTGCTGGTGGCTGCTAGCGACACGGCGGCCTTGGGCACCGAGGGTGGCAGCATCTTCTTCCTGGATGTACCCACCCTGACACTGCTCAACGGGCAGACCCTGGGTCCTGACGAGATTCTGCGCAg CGTGCCGGAGGACTACCGGTGCGGGAAAGCGCTCGGCCCCGTGGAGTCGCTGCAGGGACACCCTGGGGACCCCGCCAAGATCCTCATCGGCTACAGCCGGGGCCTGCTGGTCATCTGGAACCAGGCTGCACGGTGTGTGGACCATCTCTTCCTGGGGAACCAG CAGCTGGAAAGTCTGTGCTGGGGGCGTGGCGGCGGCACCGTCGTCAGCTCGCACAGCGACGGCAGCTATGCTGTCTGGGCCGCGGACACTGGCGGCGCCGTTACGCTGCAGCCCACCTTGGCCACTACGCCCTACG GCCCCTTCCCGTGCAAGGCCATCAACAAGATCCTGTGGCGGAGCTGTGGATCTGG GGGCCACTTCACCATCTTCAGCGGGGGCATGCCGCGCGCCAGCTATGGCGACCGCCACTGCGTCAGCGTGCTGCGGGCCGAGACGCTGGTGACGCTGGACTTCACCTCGCGCGTCATCGACTTCTTCACGGTGCACGGCACCAAGCCCCAGGATG ACTTCGACGACCCCCAGGCCCTGGCCGTGctgctggaggaggagctggtggTGCTGGACCTGCAAACGCCCGGCTGGCCGGTCGTGCCCGCCCCGTACCTGGCCCCGCTGCACTCGTCCGCCATCACCTGCTCCGCCCACGTAGCCAGTGTCCCGGCCAAGCTCTGGGCCCGCCTCGTGAGCGCCGGCGAGCAGCAGAGCCCCCAGCCCGCCTCCAGTGCCCTG AGCTGGCCCATCACCGGGGGCCGGAACCTGGCCCAGGAGCCGGCGCAGCGAGGGCTCCTGCTCACTGG CCACGAGGACGGCACCGTGCGGTTCTGGGACGCGTCGGGGGTGGCACTGCGGCCGCTGTACAAGCTGAGCACGGCCGGCCTCTTCCAGACGGACTGCGAGCACGCCGATAGCCTGGCCCAGGCGCCCGAGGACGACTGGCCGCCCTTCCGCAag GTGGGCTGCTTCGACCCCTACAGCGACGATCCCCGGCTCGGCGTGCAGAAGGTTGCGCTCTGCAAGTACACGGGCCAGATGgtggtggccggcaccgcgggcCAG GTGCTTGTGCTGGAGCTCAGCGACACGCCGTCGGAGCAGGCGGTGGGCGTGGCCAGCGTGGACCTGCTGCAGGACCGCGAGGGCTTCACGTGGAAGGGGCACGAGCGGCTGAGCCCGCGCAcggggcccctgccctggcctgccGGCTTCCAGCCCCGGGTGCTGGTGCAGTGCCTGCCCCCCGCCGCCGTCACCGCCGTCACGCTGCATACCGAGTGGAGCCTCGTGGCCTTCGGCACCAGCCACGGCTTCGGCCTCTTTGACTACCAGCGCAAGACTCCTGTGCTggccag GTGCACCCTTCACCCCAACGACTCCCTGGCCATGGAGGGGCCGCTGTCACGCGTGAAGTCACTCAAGAAGTCGCTGCGCCAGTCTTTCCGGCGCATCCGCAAGAGCCGTGTCTCGGGCAAGAAGCGGGCTGCCACTGCCAACAGCAAG ctgcaggaggcCAACGCACAGCTGGCGGAGCAGGCCTGCCCCCACGACGTGGAGATGACGCCCGTGCAGCGCCGCATCGAGCCCCGCTCGGCCGACGACTCCCTCTCGGGCGTGGTGCGCTGCCTCTACTTCGCCGACACGTTCCTGCGAGATG CGGCCCACCACGGGCCCACCATGTGGGCAGGCACCAACTCGGGCTCTGTGTTTGCCTACGCGCTGGAGGTGCCGGCAGCCTCGGCGGGCGGAGAGAAGCGGCCCGAGCGGGCGGTGGAAGCCGTGCTGGGCAAGGAGGTGCAGCTGATGCACCGGGCGCCCGTGGTGGCCATCGCCGTGCTGGATGGGCGCGGCCGCCCACTGCCCGAGCCCTACGAGGCCTCTCGGGACCTGGCGCAGGCGCCCGACATGCAGGGGGGCCACGCCGTGCTCATTGCCTCCGAGGAGCAGTTCAAG GTGTTCACGCTGCCCAAGGTGAGCGCCAAGACCAAGTTCAAGCTGACGGCCCACGAGGGCTGCCGCGTGCGCAAGGTGGCCCTGGCCACGTTTGCAAGCGTGGCCTGCGAGGACTATGCCGAGACGTGCCTGGCCTGCCTCACCAACCTGGGGGACGTGCACGTGTTCTCAGTGCCCGGCCTGCGGCCCCAGGTGCACTACGCGTGCATCCGCAAAGAGGACATCAGCGGCATCGCCTCCTGTGTGTTCACTCGGCACGGCCAGG GCTTCTACCTGATCTCCCCGTCCGAGTTTGAACGCTTCTCCCTGAGTGCCCGCAACATCACCGAGCCGCTGTGCTCGCTGGACATCAGCTGGCCCCGAGATGCTCGCCGGgccag GCTGCAGGAGTCGCCCaaactgagccaggccaacgGGACCCCAGGCATCATCCTGGTCCCCCAGAGCTGCGAGGGAAGCCCTGATCCTGCCCACAGCCAGGGAGCTG ACACCCCCGAGCCGCCCGAGGCCACACTGTCACCCATGTCTCTGGACTCAGCCACCAGCGCGGACACGACACTGGACACCACAGGGGACGTCACGGTGGACGATGTGAAGGAGTTCCTGGG CTCTCCCGAGGAGGCGGAGAAGAACCTGAGGAACCTGTCGGGGGACGAGGCCCACGCCTGCGCCATCCTGATCAAGTGA